The proteins below come from a single Methanothrix thermoacetophila PT genomic window:
- a CDS encoding HepT-like ribonuclease domain-containing protein has translation MFEKLASSGVLSREVVERAKRMKGFRNILVRRYRYVDDRL, from the coding sequence CTGTTTGAAAAGCTCGCAAGTTCTGGGGTTCTCTCCAGAGAGGTGGTGGAGAGAGCGAAGCGGATGAAGGGATTCCGCAACATACTGGTTCGCAGATACAGGTACGTGGATGATCGTCTATGA